The Aedes aegypti strain LVP_AGWG chromosome 3, AaegL5.0 Primary Assembly, whole genome shotgun sequence genome contains a region encoding:
- the LOC5568662 gene encoding protein-lysine N-methyltransferase EEF2KMT has protein sequence MFQKCKNKTMRPEDALALVRKNFLCGTPINQIDWHGLLDDINWDEQEELLNQTVNNTLVVQYPLKLGYQVAFLKHIIHHLNKMNIEQHDQLYERYCGLLSQSGMEDQAGFSYKHYELPGNDVITLKESSAFISEGTTGLCSWQASKALCEFITNNLEDFHGKNILELGSGVGLTGIFMAKHCEPSMIVLSDYHSSVVGTLKQNVELNFPKGAKVETDNPLVKCLVDNGDSIVAVMDLDWSYINASNINQLIEPDVLVGADIVYDHALFQPLLIAINYVFALTNNKCKFVLSCTERNQDTLNDFLEMLVTAKFRINEEAVCSPKHFQWDATASRIRIFSITRDWSFQ, from the exons atgtttcaaaaatgtaaaaataaaacCATGCGCCCTGAGGATGCCCTGGCACTAGTTAGAAAGAACTTTTTGTGTGGGACGCCTATTAATCAGATAGATTGGCAC GGTCTTTTGGACGACATCAATTGGGACGAGCAGGAAGAATTATTAAACCAAACGGTGAACAATACCCTAGTAGTTCAGTATCCTTTAAAGTTAGGATACCAAGTAGCATTTTTAAAGCATATTATACACCATCTGAATAAGATGAACATAGAACAGCACGACCAGCTCTACGAAAGGTACTGCGGATTACTAAGCCAATCAGGAATGGAGGACCAAGCTGGATTCAGTTACAAACATTACGAGTTACCTGGAAATGATGTGATTACCTTGAAAGAATCGTCTGCGTTCATATCGGAGGGTACAACGGGGTTATGTAGTTGGCAAGCCTCGAAGGCTTTGTGTGAGTTTATTACAAATAATCTAGAGGACTTTCATGGCAAAAATATACTGGAACTCGGCTCAGGTGTAGGATTAACTGGAATATTCATGGCGAAACATTGTGAACCATCGATGATAGTTCTCTCAGATTACCACAGCTCGGTAGTTGGGACGCTAAAGCAAAACGTTGAGTTGAACTTCCCCAAGGGCGCAAAGGTCGAAACTGACAACCCATTGGTAAAATGTTTGGTCGATAATGGAGATTCAATAGTCGCTGTGATGGATCTGGATTGGAGTTATATCAATGCATCTAACATTAACCAGCTAATCGAACCGGATGTCCTCGTCGGAGCGGATATCGTGTATGACCATGCCCTGTTTCAACCTTTACTCATCGCTATAAACTACGTATTCGCACTCACGAACAATAAGTGCAAATTCGTTCTGTCATGCACCGAACGCAACCAAGATACGCTGAACGACTTTTTGGAAATGCTAG tgaCTGCCAAGTTCCGAATCAATGAAGAGGCGGTCTGCTCTCCGAAGCATTTCCAATGGGATGCCACCGCTTCGAGGATCAGAATATTCTCCATTACGCGTGATTGGAGCTTTCAATAA